One segment of Balaenoptera ricei isolate mBalRic1 chromosome 8, mBalRic1.hap2, whole genome shotgun sequence DNA contains the following:
- the LOC132369740 gene encoding tripartite motif-containing protein 64-like — protein MDSDTLQAFQNELTCSICMNYFIDPVTIDCGHSFCRPCLYLCWEEDQTPKSCPECRGLSEKPDFKTNIVLKRLASLARQDAAKQTNSSEAQICVTHKEAKGLFCEADKTLLCGPCSASPEHAAHNHSPVQWAAEEYREKLLKRMDSLRKMTQEMQNSLNQEANKTQSLANYVAVRKVMIKVQYQRIHLFLREEEQLHLEALEKEAKETLQQLRESEFRMTQQKESLKEMYRELTEMCHKPDVELLQVRREVPSRTDFVQMQKPQPVNPELTSWPVTGILDMLNNFRVDNVLSQKMTIHNVSLSEDGTSVTFGGDHQGVPRQPQIVEKFVAWGAVAFTSGRHYWEVDVTHSSNWILGVCKDILTSDTDIIIHSEEAFFLFSMKVNNHYSLSTNSPPLIQYVKRPLGRIGVFLDYDNGIVSFYDVCRGSLIYSFLPSSFSSPLMPFLCLRSP, from the exons ATGGATTCAGACACATTGCAAGCCTTCCAGAATGAACTAACCTGCTCCATCTGTATGAACTACTTCATAGACCCTGTCACCATAGACTGTGGGCACAGCTTTTGCCGTCCCTGCCTGTACCTCTGCTGGGAGGAAGACCAGACTCCAAAGAGCTGCCCTGAGTGCAGGGGACTATCAGAGAAGCCCGATTTCAAAACCAATATTGTACTCAAGAGGCTGGCTTCCCTCGCCAGACAGGACGCAGCTAAACAAACCAACAGCTCGGAGGCGCAGATCTGCGTGACACACAAAGAAGCCAAAGGACTCTTCTGTGAGGCTGACAAGACCCTGCTCTGTGGTCCCTGCTCTGCGTCCCCAGAGCATGCAGCTCACAACCACAGTCCAGTACAATGGGCTGCTGAGGAATACCGG GAGAAACTTCTGAAGAGAATGGACTCTTTAAGGAAAATGACACAAGAAATGCAAAACAGTCTGAATCAAGAAGCTAACAAAACTCAGTCATTAGcg AACTATGTGGCCGTAAGGAAGGTGATGATCAAAGTTCAGTATCAGAGGATCCACCTGTTCCTCCGGGAGGAGGAGCAACTCCATCTGGAGGCACTGGAGAAAGAAGCGAAGGAGACTCTCCAGCAACTCAGGGAGAGTGAATTCAGAATGACTCAACAGAAAGAGAGTCTGAAAGAAATGTACAGAGAGCTGACTGAGATGTGCCACAAGCCTGATGTGGAGCTGCTCCAGGTGAGAAGGGAGGTTCCATC CAGGACTGATTTCGTACAGATGCAAAAGCCTCAGCCAGTGAACCCAGAGCTCACTTCCTGGCCTGTCACTGGAATCCTAGACATGTTGAACAACTTCAGAG tGGATAACGTTCTGAGTCAGAAAATGACCATTCACAATGTGAGCCTTTCTGAGGATGGTACAAGTGTGACGTTTGGAGGTGACCATCAAGGTGTGCCCAGACAGCCCCAGATTGTGGAGAAATTTGTGGCCTGGGGAGCTGTGGCCTTCACCTCCGGGAGGCATTACTGGGAGGTGGATGTGACACACTCCTCGAACTGGATTCTGGGAGTCTGTAAAGATATCTTGACAAGTGATACTGATATCATTATTCATTCTGAAGAagcattttttctattttctatgaaGGTGAACAATCATTATAGTTTGTCCACAAACTCGCCACCCTTAATTCAGTATGTGAAAAGGCCTTTGGGTAGGATCGGAGTGTTTCTGGATTATGACAATGGAATTGTGAGCTTCTATGATGTTTGCAGAGGTTCCCTCATAtatagtttccttccttcctccttctcctcccctctgaTGCCTTTCCTTTGCCTTAGATCTCCATGA